One Candidatus Nomurabacteria bacterium genomic region harbors:
- the rpsB gene encoding 30S ribosomal protein S2 — translation MADTQSVQIPALEEFLKAGVHFGHRKSRWNPKMEEYIYTERNGVHIIDLVKSMKMLKSALEAMQKAADTGSILLVGTKGQAASMVQKVAEDNGAFYVNTRWPGGLFTNYEMIHKSVSKLVSMEERLASGAEDLVKKEQLLLDRDVARLNKLYQGIKFMDKLPAMIVVIDSKLEKNAIKESRLAGIPIVALIDTNCDPDLVDYPIPANDDSIRSIGMFLELFGEAIKAGKRSDRVISLRQSHTAKLDSLRAEFERNEEQKRQQEEAERERMKKLRAGLEVAEAARSSASEAKVEERTTVVRVTKKDDGKETARKVEPKKKEKTLEDLGISGRVASALETAGYAKVSHLVELTKSDLKAIKGIGDVAADEILKAIKKMK, via the coding sequence ATGGCAGATACACAATCTGTGCAAATTCCCGCATTAGAAGAATTCTTAAAAGCAGGTGTCCACTTCGGTCATCGCAAAAGTCGATGGAATCCCAAAATGGAGGAGTATATTTACACCGAAAGAAATGGTGTACATATAATCGACCTCGTTAAATCAATGAAGATGTTGAAGTCGGCTTTGGAAGCGATGCAAAAAGCTGCTGATACAGGGTCTATCCTACTTGTCGGTACTAAAGGGCAAGCAGCATCTATGGTCCAAAAGGTTGCTGAAGATAATGGTGCTTTTTATGTGAACACAAGGTGGCCCGGAGGGTTATTCACAAATTATGAGATGATACATAAAAGTGTTTCAAAGCTAGTGAGTATGGAAGAGCGTCTAGCCAGTGGAGCCGAAGATCTTGTCAAAAAAGAACAGTTGTTATTGGATCGAGACGTTGCTCGACTCAACAAACTTTACCAAGGTATCAAGTTCATGGATAAACTCCCTGCAATGATCGTAGTTATCGACAGTAAACTTGAAAAGAATGCGATCAAAGAATCAAGGTTAGCTGGTATTCCTATCGTTGCATTGATAGATACGAATTGTGACCCTGATCTTGTAGATTATCCGATCCCTGCTAATGACGACTCGATCAGAAGTATAGGAATGTTCTTAGAATTGTTTGGAGAGGCTATAAAAGCTGGAAAAAGATCTGATAGGGTTATCTCATTAAGGCAATCTCATACAGCTAAACTAGATTCTCTTCGAGCAGAGTTTGAAAGAAACGAAGAACAGAAGAGACAGCAAGAAGAAGCTGAAAGAGAGAGAATGAAGAAGTTAAGAGCTGGTTTAGAGGTAGCTGAGGCTGCAAGATCTTCTGCGTCAGAGGCAAAAGTGGAGGAAAGAACAACAGTTGTTCGTGTGACAAAGAAAGATGACGGAAAAGAAACAGCACGCAAGGTAGAACCTAAGAAGAAAGAGAAAACACTCGAAGATCTTGGCATCAGTGGTAGAGTAGCATCAGCGCTCGAAACAGCAGGATATGCTAAGGTTTCCCATCTGGTAGAGCTCACAAAGAGCGATCTAAAAGCAATAAAAGGAATAGGTGATGTGGCCGCAGATGAGATCCTAAAGGCGATCAAGAAAATGAAGTAA
- a CDS encoding HAD-IA family hydrolase, with amino-acid sequence MYEALLVDLDDTLIRSSTLYNRATKFVATYLARKYSLDLDPFYEVVQEKHQIVQRNFPTVHTRHSRILVFRMALDQVVQKYDLSLLPDIEDMYWNFFLDHITTYPEVESTLTKLKDHNIKIGVVSDGSLNLRIRKIKKAGLLHLIDEVIASEEVIFEKPFSAIFTLALSRLGIEASEAIMVGNNFKNDIRGAQLIGIRTGLYDPPVDGNVEGQDGTIKADFVISAWSELLPEFGI; translated from the coding sequence ATGTATGAAGCATTGCTGGTCGATCTTGACGATACTCTGATCCGTTCGAGTACACTTTATAACCGAGCTACAAAATTTGTTGCGACGTATCTAGCAAGGAAATACTCATTGGATCTAGACCCTTTTTATGAGGTAGTTCAAGAGAAACACCAGATCGTTCAGCGAAATTTCCCTACTGTTCACACACGACATAGTAGAATATTGGTTTTTAGGATGGCTTTGGATCAGGTTGTGCAGAAGTATGACCTCTCTTTGCTTCCTGATATTGAGGATATGTATTGGAATTTCTTCTTAGACCATATTACGACATACCCAGAGGTGGAGAGTACATTAACGAAACTGAAAGATCACAATATTAAGATTGGTGTCGTATCAGATGGTAGCTTGAATCTCAGGATCAGAAAGATCAAAAAGGCCGGCTTGTTGCATTTGATAGATGAAGTGATCGCTTCAGAAGAGGTGATCTTCGAAAAACCGTTTAGCGCGATCTTCACACTTGCGTTATCTAGATTAGGTATTGAGGCTTCGGAAGCCATAATGGTGGGTAATAATTTTAAAAATGATATCCGAGGAGCTCAGCTTATCGGAATTCGTACAGGATTGTATGATCCTCCTGTAGATGGGAATGTTGAGGGTCAAGATGGTACTATCAAGGCAGATTTTGTTATCTCTGCCTGGTCAGAACTCCTTCCCGAATTTGGTATCTAA
- the dprA gene encoding DNA-protecting protein DprA, producing the protein MIPSKPTRDIDTPAFMSAILSFPGFGHVRLKRLIDDEVQRIGEFQHESVTERIEDPRHSKGEQREQGIQQKQNSHQIEATDTKKRSQQNKPSGQETTQEGVVTQEGVTTRQGVVTRQSETPRQGVVTRKGEVTRQSETTRESIVTSNSVKMQFNESSLYSETSPYRFDLDRLIFKFCTENGISEQVFRRKMRDFESTFISGDIIPVMCWSKLFPQGFLGLRDAPQVIFISGDPSILSCSNITIVGTRKHTFYGGKVVRRIIDSIKNIATESAVVSGLAYGIDSQAHQYTLDSGLRTIAVVAGGIDKGYPKRNERLYDEIVQKGAVLSEFPPGVDVVKGMFPMRNRLLAALSKMVIVVESSSKGGSMITARHAAEMGVDVLAVPGDIDRSVAEGCNLLIAQGAIPLYSFEVFDEYLELKRGAC; encoded by the coding sequence ATGATACCATCTAAACCCACAAGAGATATTGACACACCAGCGTTTATGTCTGCAATTCTATCATTTCCTGGATTTGGACATGTCAGATTGAAAAGATTGATAGATGATGAAGTACAACGTATCGGAGAATTTCAGCATGAAAGTGTGACAGAACGTATCGAAGATCCTCGGCACAGTAAAGGTGAGCAAAGAGAGCAGGGTATTCAGCAGAAACAAAATTCTCACCAAATTGAAGCAACTGACACAAAGAAAAGGTCTCAGCAGAACAAACCAAGTGGGCAGGAAACCACTCAGGAGGGCGTAGTCACTCAGGAGGGTGTAACCACTCGGCAGGGCGTAGTCACTCGGCAGAGTGAAACTCCTCGACAGGGCGTAGTCACACGGAAGGGTGAAGTCACTCGGCAGAGTGAAACCACCAGGGAGAGTATAGTCACCTCAAATAGCGTAAAAATGCAGTTTAATGAAAGTTCTCTGTACTCAGAAACCTCTCCGTATAGGTTTGACCTGGATAGACTTATTTTCAAGTTTTGTACAGAGAATGGCATCTCAGAGCAGGTTTTCCGAAGAAAGATGCGAGATTTTGAAAGTACTTTTATATCAGGGGATATAATCCCCGTCATGTGCTGGTCTAAGCTCTTTCCCCAGGGATTTTTGGGCTTACGGGATGCTCCTCAGGTGATCTTCATAAGTGGTGATCCATCGATACTTTCTTGCTCGAACATAACGATTGTTGGTACTCGAAAGCATACCTTTTATGGAGGTAAGGTAGTTAGGCGCATTATTGATTCTATCAAGAATATTGCAACTGAAAGTGCTGTGGTTAGTGGTTTGGCATATGGGATCGACTCCCAGGCACATCAATATACTTTAGATTCTGGTTTGAGAACTATTGCTGTAGTTGCGGGTGGGATCGATAAAGGATACCCAAAAAGAAATGAAAGATTATATGATGAGATAGTTCAAAAAGGAGCTGTACTATCTGAATTTCCACCTGGTGTGGATGTCGTGAAAGGTATGTTTCCGATGCGAAATCGTCTTCTTGCAGCACTGTCAAAAATGGTTATCGTTGTGGAATCCTCGTCTAAAGGAGGGTCGATGATAACAGCAAGGCATGCTGCAGAGATGGGTGTAGACGTTCTAGCCGTACCGGGTGATATAGATAGAAGTGTTGCTGAGGGGTGTAATCTATTGATTGCACAGGGTGCTATTCCCCTGTATTCTTTTGAGGTCTTTGACGAATATTTGGAGTTGAAAAGGGGTGCGTGTTAG
- a CDS encoding site-2 protease family protein, giving the protein MGFIINIVLVILVLGLLIFIHELGHFLVAKLSNVKVEAFSIGMGPKIFSKKRGETEYRLCLLPIGGYVSILGEVVDEESMSKADIDDPRNFQNKNVFVKIAILLAGVTFNLLTAVIIYYVFLSMSAFSFVYPSDVVGYEPTFGNKVEKVLGELYYSELSEDGNAIKEGWPEDGYIRAVGDSESDLKEIQTSREFSEFTKSRASERIYVEICDYIDKAKVCEVYPSDLSEEGKVGILLENNVIDLIEYRGWEKYAGGFVHSVNMLKLAGVHIGNIFNDASDSGDYTQAVNTLAGPVGLYFIVDYLKGLGILGILDLIANLSLTLFFMNLLPIPALDGGRIVLVIAERIMGSRFNKNIEAWLIRISFILLMLLMGAVLIKDFIYIDLLRDLFA; this is encoded by the coding sequence ATGGGTTTTATAATAAATATCGTTTTGGTCATTTTGGTGCTTGGGCTTCTGATCTTCATCCATGAACTTGGACACTTCTTGGTTGCTAAACTCTCCAATGTGAAGGTAGAGGCTTTTTCTATAGGGATGGGGCCGAAGATATTCTCAAAGAAGAGAGGGGAAACAGAATATCGTCTATGTCTGCTTCCTATCGGTGGGTATGTCAGTATCCTGGGAGAGGTAGTAGATGAGGAATCTATGTCAAAAGCAGACATCGATGATCCTCGAAATTTTCAAAATAAAAATGTATTCGTAAAAATAGCGATACTTCTGGCTGGAGTCACATTCAATCTTTTGACTGCAGTTATCATATACTACGTTTTTCTTAGTATGTCAGCATTTAGTTTCGTTTATCCTTCTGACGTTGTAGGGTATGAGCCTACTTTTGGCAATAAGGTAGAGAAGGTTTTGGGAGAGCTGTACTATTCTGAATTATCCGAAGATGGTAATGCTATAAAAGAGGGTTGGCCTGAAGATGGTTATATCAGAGCTGTAGGTGATAGCGAATCAGACCTAAAAGAGATCCAGACCTCAAGAGAATTTTCAGAATTCACCAAATCAAGGGCAAGTGAACGGATCTATGTTGAGATATGTGACTATATCGACAAGGCAAAGGTATGCGAGGTGTATCCAAGTGATCTATCCGAAGAAGGAAAGGTAGGTATCCTGCTAGAAAATAATGTCATCGATCTGATCGAGTATCGTGGTTGGGAAAAGTATGCGGGTGGATTTGTACATTCTGTAAATATGCTAAAGTTGGCAGGAGTACACATAGGAAATATCTTTAATGATGCCTCTGATTCCGGTGATTATACTCAAGCAGTTAATACTTTGGCGGGTCCTGTAGGGTTGTATTTCATTGTTGATTATCTAAAAGGTTTAGGGATATTGGGAATATTAGATCTGATAGCAAATCTAAGTCTCACGCTATTCTTTATGAATCTTCTTCCGATACCTGCATTAGATGGTGGGCGTATCGTATTGGTGATCGCTGAGAGGATCATGGGTTCCAGATTTAATAAGAATATTGAAGCATGGCTTATTCGTATAAGTTTCATTTTACTGATGTTACTGATGGGGGCTGTCCTGATAAAGGATTTCATTTACATCGACCTGTTGCGAGATCTCTTTGCTTGA
- the frr gene encoding ribosome recycling factor: MDFDLFDSDLEKCIEHLKEELAQIRTGRATAELIEPIKVEAYGTISPLKNLGNISVSDTRSLFVQVWDKGVVESVAKGIDAANLGLSTSIEGDGVRVHVPELTEERRKDLVKVMKERVETARISVRNVRRDYIKMIDEMVKEGELPEDDGKRFKDDIEKRVKKTNEVIEDMKDTKEGDLMSI, encoded by the coding sequence ATGGATTTTGATCTATTTGATTCTGACCTTGAAAAATGTATTGAACACTTGAAAGAAGAGTTGGCACAGATACGAACAGGGAGGGCTACTGCCGAGTTGATCGAACCAATAAAAGTCGAGGCTTACGGGACTATTAGTCCGTTGAAGAATCTTGGAAATATATCTGTTTCTGACACAAGAAGTCTTTTTGTGCAGGTTTGGGATAAAGGGGTGGTCGAAAGTGTAGCAAAAGGTATAGATGCAGCTAATCTTGGGTTGAGCACAAGTATTGAAGGCGATGGAGTTCGCGTTCATGTTCCCGAGCTAACGGAAGAAAGGCGAAAAGACCTGGTCAAGGTAATGAAAGAAAGGGTAGAAACAGCTAGGATAAGTGTCAGGAATGTACGCAGAGATTATATCAAAATGATCGATGAGATGGTTAAGGAAGGAGAATTACCTGAGGATGACGGTAAAAGGTTCAAGGATGATATTGAGAAGAGGGTAAAGAAGACAAACGAGGTGATCGAAGATATGAAGGATACAAAAGAAGGTGACTTAATGAGCATATAG
- the radC gene encoding DNA repair protein RadC, which produces MRPREKMTQRGVESLSVIDLLSLIVGSGTSKQNYQQIAKKITEILKKQDLEDLQGTFDEILQIKGIGASKACAIVASLEIGRRLYDPSLKQRKKVTTSSQAAELFNDIREKRNEVLQCVFLNARYESLRCETVSIGSIDQVGIHPREIISRALELNAYGIIICHNHPSGDHSPSVSDRQATQRLNKACELIGIKLIDHIIVSKNGWTSIL; this is translated from the coding sequence ATGCGTCCAAGAGAAAAAATGACCCAACGGGGAGTAGAAAGTCTCTCTGTAATAGACTTACTGTCCTTAATCGTAGGGTCGGGTACCAGCAAACAAAATTACCAACAAATTGCCAAGAAGATAACTGAGATCCTTAAGAAACAAGATCTTGAGGATCTCCAGGGGACATTTGATGAGATACTTCAGATCAAGGGAATAGGAGCATCAAAGGCATGTGCAATTGTTGCTAGTCTGGAGATCGGTAGGCGATTGTATGATCCATCGTTAAAACAAAGAAAGAAAGTGACTACTTCATCTCAGGCAGCAGAATTGTTCAATGATATTCGTGAAAAAAGAAATGAAGTGCTGCAATGTGTGTTCTTGAATGCTCGATATGAGTCTCTCAGGTGTGAGACTGTATCAATTGGGTCGATCGACCAGGTAGGAATACATCCTCGAGAGATAATCAGTAGAGCCCTAGAACTAAATGCTTATGGAATAATCATCTGCCACAACCATCCTTCTGGAGACCATTCCCCAAGTGTTTCTGATAGACAAGCCACCCAAAGACTAAATAAAGCATGTGAATTGATCGGGATAAAACTGATCGATCATATTATTGTAAGTAAGAACGGTTGGACTAGTATTCTTTAA
- a CDS encoding DUF3182 family protein has translation MIKANINNIYSFLPPGVDQFGFQIVRNTEYAKYLAEIVGAEYSGMISTNTRLPSDSYLFSFCPVTVEQYDQLQIDPTRLWGGMVKFSFPLKGIIHPLVKDTQSVPANFPREFSEKLYEQHLSVPGITCFSKKDIRRAYFDLSKDGFIVRLKDSHGSGTVKQYRLENLARLEEILFGYQDGYIERSGMLVELNIVDPEGSALPDSYSIGVLEILGNVYSYIGHQKIVDSGLFGYLGTRLSLYNGGFKEEISSHGLYQIIEKKANSMIQLITEYKPFRVGSRLNADLIYGVFEREDLQETISQKPEMYFTEISTYPGGATAGELVAVRYLNENPNKRSITIDSLTDHAYTGLYDRDYVKIFCDTVDPILGHTRVGAVIVDE, from the coding sequence ATGATCAAAGCAAATATTAATAATATATACTCATTTCTCCCACCCGGTGTTGATCAGTTTGGGTTTCAAATAGTCCGAAATACAGAATATGCAAAATATCTTGCCGAGATCGTTGGGGCAGAGTATTCAGGTATGATATCAACTAATACAAGGCTTCCTTCTGATAGCTACTTGTTTTCATTCTGTCCAGTAACTGTTGAACAGTATGATCAGCTTCAGATTGATCCGACAAGGTTGTGGGGAGGTATGGTGAAATTCTCATTCCCACTAAAAGGTATCATTCACCCATTAGTTAAGGATACACAGAGTGTACCGGCGAATTTCCCCCGAGAATTCTCAGAAAAGCTGTACGAACAACATCTCTCGGTACCAGGGATCACCTGCTTTTCAAAGAAAGACATTCGTAGAGCTTATTTTGACCTGTCAAAAGATGGTTTTATTGTTAGACTTAAAGATTCGCATGGTTCGGGTACTGTAAAACAGTACAGATTGGAGAACCTTGCACGTCTGGAAGAGATCTTATTTGGGTATCAGGATGGATATATAGAACGGTCTGGTATGTTGGTCGAACTAAATATTGTTGATCCAGAAGGTAGTGCACTACCAGACTCATATTCCATAGGAGTCTTGGAAATACTTGGAAACGTATACTCATATATCGGTCATCAAAAGATCGTGGATAGCGGTCTTTTTGGATATTTAGGAACAAGGTTATCATTATATAACGGTGGTTTTAAAGAGGAGATCAGTTCTCACGGTCTTTATCAAATAATTGAAAAGAAAGCTAACTCGATGATTCAATTGATAACAGAATATAAGCCATTTCGTGTTGGTTCAAGATTAAATGCTGATTTGATCTATGGTGTTTTCGAAAGGGAAGATCTTCAAGAAACTATCTCGCAGAAACCTGAAATGTATTTTACTGAGATCTCGACTTACCCAGGGGGAGCTACGGCTGGTGAGTTAGTAGCAGTAAGATATTTAAATGAAAATCCGAATAAAAGAAGTATCACAATAGACTCTTTGACCGATCACGCATATACAGGTCTATATGATAGAGACTATGTGAAGATCTTTTGTGATACAGTAGATCCAATACTTGGACACACTCGTGTCGGTGCAGTAATAGTTGACGAATAG
- the tsf gene encoding elongation factor Ts (EF-Ts; functions during elongation stage of protein translation; forms a dimer; associates with EF-Tu-GDP complex and promotes exchange of GDP to GTP resulting in regeneration of the active form of EF-Tu): MSYTAKDIVALRSKTSAGMALCKEALENADGDMEKAVVYINEKSDAVSRLHNMTGAKIGLCKIAFKDAEEDFEKALDLIEERGWASDPVDTVEKPKEGMIGSYVHGTDRKTVALIEVECVTDFVAKNEDFIQFANELAKQAAAMKPEYVSVDRIPEDKLSELKDLFKREALEEGKPENIVEKIIEGKLNKFYEEKCLLSQKWFKDDTKTMQSLLDDAIGRLGEPLKIGRLLVWEFGK; encoded by the coding sequence ATGAGTTACACAGCAAAAGATATAGTCGCACTTCGCAGTAAAACATCTGCCGGAATGGCATTATGTAAGGAGGCTTTGGAGAATGCCGATGGTGATATGGAGAAGGCAGTCGTATATATTAATGAAAAAAGTGATGCGGTAAGTCGATTACATAATATGACAGGAGCCAAGATCGGTCTTTGCAAAATAGCGTTCAAAGATGCTGAGGAGGATTTTGAAAAAGCACTTGATTTGATCGAAGAACGTGGATGGGCTTCTGACCCTGTTGATACAGTAGAAAAACCTAAAGAGGGTATGATCGGTTCGTATGTTCATGGTACTGATCGCAAGACAGTTGCTCTAATAGAGGTAGAGTGTGTAACAGATTTTGTGGCTAAAAATGAAGATTTTATCCAATTTGCAAATGAATTAGCCAAGCAGGCTGCTGCTATGAAACCTGAATATGTTTCTGTCGATAGGATCCCGGAAGACAAACTCTCTGAACTTAAAGATCTGTTCAAAAGAGAGGCTTTGGAGGAAGGGAAGCCAGAAAATATCGTTGAGAAGATCATCGAAGGTAAATTGAACAAGTTCTATGAGGAGAAATGTCTATTATCCCAAAAGTGGTTCAAAGATGACACCAAGACGATGCAGAGTTTACTTGATGACGCAATTGGTAGATTAGGTGAGCCTCTGAAGATCGGAAGATTATTGGTCTGGGAATTTGGTAAGTAG
- the topA gene encoding type I DNA topoisomerase, which produces MSNLVIVESPSKAKTIEKYLGKGYKVVATVGHVIDLPKSKLGVDLENDYAPQFTTIKGKGAVIKRIKKAIPKGGKVLLAMDPDREGEAIAWHVAEALKLKKPQRVVFYEITKNAVNEAIKHPREVDMHLVNAQIARRVLDRLVGYRVSQVLWEKIWYGLSAGRVQSAALRLIVEREREIEAFIPEEFWKVFADVIVTNETTLEMELVRKNTKKYRPSSDEEFTTVKSDLKRSMFKVIDIKKKQISKSPFPPFTTSLLQQAANNMLGFTAKRTMSLAQALYQGGYITYMRTDSFNLSNQAIDAIRETIVQKFGEKYLPPTPKYYKNRSKNAQEAHEAIRPTDFSNTADLIRKEMTGSHAKLYELIWKRAISSQMADRKSEQITITTEAIGASKDSYEFRAGAEKVLFEGFRKIWGSTNGKDDLGIQELSATLQIGEEFKAKKIRGTQHFTQPKPRYTDASLVKALEKHGIGRPSTYATIISTVQDRGYVEKIEKYLHPLEVGTVVNHFLEDNFGRLVDYEYTAGVEDQLDLIAEGKEEYVKFIDQEFKPLEKEIKKAKKDVKKEDVVILEESDEKCPECGGKMVVRLGRYGKFLSCSTFPKCKGMTSLDGGEEGLDFEKYLRPEECPKCKKALVLKGGRYGQFWACSDYPECKGTLPLLLTEKCPECSRPLVERKSRWGRIFIGCSGYPDCKYIKKTPKKKKEEE; this is translated from the coding sequence ATGAGTAACCTTGTTATCGTAGAGTCCCCATCAAAAGCTAAAACCATAGAGAAATACCTCGGTAAAGGATATAAGGTAGTTGCTACTGTAGGTCATGTGATCGACCTTCCGAAAAGTAAATTAGGAGTTGACCTTGAAAATGATTATGCACCACAGTTTACCACCATCAAAGGTAAGGGAGCTGTAATAAAACGAATTAAAAAGGCTATCCCAAAAGGGGGTAAAGTTCTTCTTGCAATGGATCCTGATCGTGAAGGTGAGGCGATCGCATGGCATGTTGCCGAGGCACTCAAACTTAAAAAACCTCAAAGAGTCGTGTTCTACGAGATCACTAAGAATGCTGTGAATGAGGCGATCAAGCACCCTCGAGAAGTTGATATGCATCTGGTGAATGCACAAATAGCGCGCCGTGTTTTAGATAGACTCGTTGGCTATCGGGTGTCGCAAGTTCTATGGGAGAAGATCTGGTACGGTCTTTCTGCTGGAAGAGTACAATCAGCTGCCCTTCGGCTAATTGTAGAGCGTGAAAGGGAGATCGAAGCTTTTATTCCAGAGGAATTCTGGAAAGTATTTGCTGATGTCATCGTCACAAACGAAACCACTTTGGAAATGGAGTTGGTGAGGAAGAATACGAAAAAATATCGACCATCAAGTGATGAAGAATTCACAACTGTAAAGTCTGACCTCAAGAGATCCATGTTCAAAGTGATCGATATTAAGAAGAAGCAGATAAGCAAATCTCCATTCCCACCATTTACAACATCTTTGCTACAGCAGGCAGCCAACAATATGCTTGGGTTCACAGCAAAAAGAACCATGTCATTGGCACAGGCCTTATACCAGGGGGGGTATATTACATATATGCGTACAGACTCATTCAACCTCTCAAATCAGGCTATCGATGCTATCAGAGAAACGATAGTACAGAAATTCGGAGAGAAATACCTTCCTCCGACACCTAAGTATTACAAGAACAGGAGTAAAAATGCACAAGAAGCCCATGAAGCCATAAGACCAACAGATTTCAGCAATACTGCTGACCTCATAAGGAAAGAAATGACAGGTTCTCATGCAAAATTATACGAACTGATATGGAAAAGGGCGATATCTTCACAAATGGCAGATCGAAAAAGTGAACAGATAACAATAACGACAGAGGCGATTGGTGCCAGTAAGGATAGTTATGAATTTCGAGCTGGTGCAGAGAAGGTGTTGTTTGAGGGCTTCCGAAAGATCTGGGGAAGTACGAATGGGAAAGATGATCTAGGTATTCAAGAACTTTCTGCTACATTGCAGATAGGGGAAGAATTTAAAGCTAAGAAAATACGAGGAACCCAACATTTCACGCAACCTAAGCCGAGATACACAGATGCCTCTCTTGTGAAGGCATTGGAAAAACATGGTATCGGACGTCCATCAACTTATGCCACGATAATTAGTACTGTACAAGATAGGGGATATGTAGAAAAGATCGAAAAATACCTACATCCTTTGGAAGTTGGTACTGTTGTAAATCACTTTCTTGAAGACAATTTCGGTAGATTGGTCGATTACGAATATACTGCAGGTGTAGAGGATCAATTGGACCTGATCGCGGAAGGAAAAGAGGAGTATGTTAAGTTCATAGACCAAGAGTTCAAGCCTCTCGAGAAGGAGATAAAAAAAGCAAAGAAAGATGTTAAAAAAGAGGATGTTGTTATTTTGGAAGAAAGTGACGAGAAATGTCCTGAATGTGGTGGTAAAATGGTAGTCAGATTAGGGAGGTATGGGAAATTCCTTAGCTGTTCAACCTTCCCCAAGTGCAAGGGAATGACAAGTTTAGATGGAGGCGAGGAAGGTCTCGATTTTGAGAAATATTTGCGTCCGGAAGAATGTCCAAAGTGCAAGAAAGCTCTCGTGTTAAAGGGTGGTCGTTACGGGCAATTCTGGGCATGTTCTGATTATCCGGAATGTAAGGGAACATTGCCATTACTACTAACTGAGAAATGTCCGGAATGTAGTAGACCTTTAGTAGAAAGAAAAAGCCGTTGGGGTAGGATCTTTATTGGTTGTAGTGGTTATCCTGATTGTAAATACATCAAAAAGACCCCAAAAAAGAAGAAAGAGGAGGAGTAA